ATCTGTATTTTTTCTAAACAAAGTTACCTAGACTGCCTCAACCGAAGAACATAGCATAAAAGTTTCACTCGTTAAAACAACCGGCAGAAAATTCTCTTACAATGCCGCCTTCCTGTACCACTGTGCTGTCGCCTGTTTCTCGCTCAACTGGCTCTTTCGCGGTGACATTAGTTAAGATGAGTGTTACAagtacttcaaaaaaaaaaatgccgcgccTGCACCGCTTATGGCATCTAAGGCCCTTTTGGCGATGACCACTGTCGCGGAATGGTAGAGAAAATTACGGGGCTGCTTTCTAAGCAAAGGCAACCCCTTCGTCATTAAAACTGAAGTGTCATATGATAGAGGGTGATTTCGCTTAATGGTCAGCGTCCATTTTAGGAAGTAAGTCGCCAttacacccttacaaaaatttctttacacactctacagactgtccgtagacttctgtcAATAAAGTATATAGACTCTGTATAGACAATCCCCAGAGCGCAGTTTATAGAcaacacaaatcctatagacagtctacagacaatctattgatttatggccgtacacttttagtagactgttGTTTATAGATaatagactatgaataggcagaaagaaatatctgtaggaaggcaatagGGTCTACAggaagtttatagactgtctatagaccatttataCAAAGGCAGGATTCCACAGAGACCCTTTTTATACTCTCGCAACACAGGGCAGCAGTGTCGGCCTGCCCAGCAGCATGGGAATGGGCTTCAACGGTGGAGCTGCTGTAAAGGCGGTGAAAGGCGGCGGAATTTATCCGATCTATCCGCCGACGTACCCTCCGGTGAGGATAAGATGCCTTTATTTTTTATTAGCAGTAATAAGACAGAGGATAGTTCGTTGCGTATTTATACTTAGATGGCGCTATTCCAAACATACGGGGACGAGAGAACAAATTGCCGAACTCTAAGCGCAGACTCAAAGCTGTGGTTAATTTTTATAATGGTTTTAAACATGCTCACTGAGGCTTCATTACGCCGGTAAGTGCTTGAATATGCACGTTCTATGAgaactttttattatttttttttttcactttgtttgGTTCCGTTTTTTAGGGGATTCTACGAGGCAAGTTGAACCTTGCTACGCGGAAGGCGTATATAGCGTAGGAATCCAGATAAATTCGACCATCTGTAGTTTTTTTTACAGTGCGATGACACGGCATAGTGCAGAGGCCTCTCGCAGGTCATCGAAGGCGAAATGaggccgccgaggccgggattgaacccgcgtctttcgtgcatGTAGGGCTTGGCTTGTGGAACTTGTTCTTGTTTTTGCCTTTTTGATATCCTGTGATATCCGCGCCAATAAGCTGTGAACAAGACGTGCGTGAAAAGGTAATGCGCTATTAGGTTCCCTGGATGCGCATGGGCTTGTAAGTGTTTAAATAATCCCAAAGTTTTGTTGTCCCACACCTGCTCGATCAAactacctccactacggcgtccctcacagcctgagtcgctttgggatttaAACCCCCGTtaaccataaaccacaaaccatgcAAGAAATTATGTTCTGAGTATGCGTTTTGTGGTGTACGGGCCCTTTTTGCCGCCGTAGCGCATGGTAAACAATTCGTAACAGAACCGTCACTTTCACTTCCAACCTTTTGCGGGTAACCTGAACTCGTCGGCTCGGCCACCGTGACAACCTCGTATCAGTATTTATTTCTACTACTGCACTGTCGGGTAAGATGgacagatatgggagaggcctttgctatgCAATGGAaacagttaggctgatgatgatggggtATCTCCGTCAAAGGAAACGCGAAGAGTGCGCGGACCCAGGAGAACAAAAATCACTTCTGCAAAACAAATAAGACAGGCTTCATAAACATCTTTCAACAGCAGTCTTCGCGCCTTCGGGGTCAAAATCAACAGCTCTAGTACTCAGGCTCCTTCAACTAAACTATTATCAGCAGCTAGCGATCGAAAGGAAAGTGGCGGAGCTAAGAAGCTCGTACACAAAGCAAGCAGTGTGGACTGCAGAACAAGCTCTCCACAatacattatttatttatttacgaaaCACTGCAGGTAGAAGCCCAAGCAGGAGGGTCATATATAAACATAAAAAGAGAACGGTTTTAAAGCAAgcatataaaaaacaaaaattgttgCACAAGAACCGCCCTTTTATATGAAAAGGTTGATAATCGGTGGTTGATTGAGGTAAATGATTGGATTgaaagacaaggcaagcgtagaacTGTGTGGCTAAGAATGAGTAGGGCTGATGAGCTTAGGAAGCTGGCggggggataaggtggccgcagcatACACACGGTGGGGCTCAGTGGAGGGTTGTGGGAGAGGTGTTAGCACTCTGGGTTGCATAGATCGGCTGATGATTGTGCTGACGACAACGGTTGTAAATACATGCTCAGATGATGTGCATGGCGGCGAAGGTATAACCAGTGgtcctttcgggtcagcaccttACTAAAGCTTAAGTAAAAAGCCGGCTCAAACTTTGAAGCTGTCATTTTCAAACGCTGAGGATGTGATTTTGGATGTATTGAAAGATGGCTGCTTGGCGAGTTGGTTActaaaacagcacaaaaaacggCGTAAGAAACCCAGCGCCGTGGGTCTCTATACTTCTCCCGTCCTGGCCATACTTTTTATGCTGTGGTCTTTCACATTGAAAGTGGTACAGGCTTTATTAACTGAATTAATATGTACACGACCAGGACTTTGCCACGTGGTGTCGGCTACTCTGCCAAATATACAAAACGGCTTCTTATTGGTGTCAAGCTAAGTGAAGAAGTCGTTGCCAGCTGGCTTTGGTAAAAATTGCCACTTTTCAGCCAGTGTGGTTGTTAGGAACAGGAATAAATGCTGATCGTCCTGTCttcaggcgaaagcctttaatggctcagtGTTGTCCGTTCATccctccgtccgcgaaatctgccACACTATGGCCGCATGAATGGCGTAATTGCTATTACGCATATACGCTTAGCAATTAATAAGTAATGGGGCTTAGTAATTAGGCATTAAATATTAGTTAGTCATCAATTATTAATTCGTCATTAATTTGCAATCAGTTGGAAATAAACAAATGTAAAAAGCTAGGAAAAATACAATTCAAAGCAATGGCTACATGCGCCGTGCAGAAAAAACCCGCGTTATAGAAActttcatgctttcgcattccggCACGTAAGCAAAcctaagtgccctcagaattttttttacatGTTATGCGAGTGCTATCATTTGCTATTTAACGCTAGGGCGGTTTTGCTGAAATTTAGTCTCAAACAAACGTTAATGAGAAAGGCCGCGAGTAACGCTCCCTGATTTCAAATTCTCCTTCGTTCTACCTTCTACACGAGGGATACTTTAAATCGCTTTTAAAGTATAAAGGACAACTTTATGTGCCGAGAGAACTTCCTAGCGAAAGCTACGACCAGAGGTGCGGCTCTAGAAATTGCGGTCGTAACGTTGAACATTGCGTATTCGGCGCTTTTAATCCTATAAGAGAGGTCGGCAAGCCATTTCTTGGATAAAGAAAAAACGTAGTCGCTCTTAAACTGCATTATGTACCCGAAAACGCTGAAAAATTCATGAATAAAGCCATTTATAGAATGGCAATGAATACATAGATTTGTACTCTAGGGCAATTTAGGACTAATCATCATCATAACTCAAATTTTCTGTACCTATTTTTATATTTCTGAGCATTTCTCGCATCTGTTttcatttctgttttctttttgtgccaACGTATTTTATGTTCTCACCTTGTGGGTACTCTCAATGCATGAGTAGAGGTCTTAGttcctgtttgtttgttgttATCAGTCTGAAGGGTAGTCTCTTGTTTAGCTTATAGTAATCTCGTGGAAGACAACATTTATGTGGCTAACATAAGCCATAGAAGATTGTAATCAGTGCAGTCAAGCACATAATACTCTATGACTCCCGCATTGATGAAACGGCAGTCAATATATGAACGATAGAAGACAGAGTAGTTAAACAATCAGTGACCTGCAGTACTCCTTCTAATGAAACTTCACCTTCTAGAAATATCGAAGAATTGAGGGAAGGAAAAAGCTGCCTTTCCCCTTTATAATCAAGCATTCATCTCGAAGTGCGGCACTTGGTTGAACACTGACAAAAAGCTAGCGCAACACTATTCAAAAACTTGGATAAGGtagggggcaaaaaaaaaatgcccgccTGCAATACTTTATCACTGAGTGATATAATACTGACTGACGTCTCATTTTACTTGTCAACCATTTAGCAGAGTGCCAGTACACGGCTTCGCTCATTTCACTGAATGTGACATCGTATATCTTTCATCCGATGACAGTACTCCTACGGATTCAGCCTGCCTTTCATCGCCCGAGGAATGCTCACCATCAACTATAACAGGGGAGGATACATTGGAGGCGGCTCCTACGAATGGGATGGACAACAGCAGATGCAGGTACCCCCTATATTCGGATCGACTTCTCAAGGGTAGACAGCGCCAAGGTCACCGAGAACGATAACAGCGTGCTCCAAAGTGAGATGACATGAAATGGACGTTGAAAGCGCGGCAGGACGTTTTATACAAGGCATTTTCAAATTTATAATGCTTTCTTCTCTGAAGCATCGGCATTGCGCCCACGCACGTAAGAGGAGCACAGGAAGAAGACCCAAAATTATTTTCCCGCAATTTTAAGAATTCATTTGCTCAGaggaataaaagtttttttttcgatgttcACTGGCGAACgattgtgttttatttttgtgttttttctgtGGCAGAAAGTTAGAAAAAATAGTACAAGTAGTAATATTCGTCCAACCCGCTGGCAGCGTAAAAAATCATGTGCAATCAATAAAAAAGCTTGCGAAGGAAATGAGTTACTGTGTGGCCTCTGATTTCGTGAGCGCATCGTGTTGACAAACTGAATTCATTCCCACCAATGAGAGCACTTAAGTTCTTCATCACCCTGCTGCAGTGGTTCAATTCTGGAAccgctccggctgacttgcttcatGAGCTTAATTTGGCGCTTCCTTGTGCATTTTATTTGGTGATTCAAATCACCCGTCGTCTCATTTGACTTGGTCTCATTTGACTCGTAAAATGGCGATTCCTCGCATATTAAAAATTGTATcgaaagaaaaatggcaaatTTATAGACAGCAACAAAAAGTTTGAGGGATTTCTTAACGAACTATAAAGAAAATAATCCCGACCGTGGTGGCAACCTTGTCTGACAGAGGCTCTCTaattttccatccatccatccatccctccatccatccatccatccatccatccatccatccatccatccatccatccatccatccatccatccatccatccatccatccatccatccatccatccatccatccatccgtccgtccgtccgtccgtccgtccgtccgtccgtccgttcgctCGTCCGTCCGACCGTGCGTCCGTGCGTCCGTGCGTCCGtgcgtccctccgtccgtccatGCCCAGGTGCTCTGGCGTTTGTAAGCAAAATAAAGTTGCTGAAGACGATGAGATTCAAAGCATAGTGCTTGTCGTTGCGTCGTGCAATCAGCCTATACGCTATTATTACTGCTTTTCCTCTCTAAACGCTCCGGTTTCCGGAAACTCACCGCCTGTGTCCGGAGTGCTGCTTCACAGTGTGTATATGTAATCTTTATTTGAGGGCAACCAACCAGCGGCTGGTACACTGGCAGCTTGAAACCAGTGGAGATATGCTGCGGAGGACGCAGAGTTTTAGGATCCAGCACCAGGCTTGCTCCCCTGCATGGGAACCTTAAACAGAGTTTGATGCTGTTAGCTTCTCGACGTAAATCACAGGTTGACTGGCA
This region of Amblyomma americanum isolate KBUSLIRL-KWMA chromosome 5, ASM5285725v1, whole genome shotgun sequence genomic DNA includes:
- the LOC144135174 gene encoding uncharacterized protein LOC144135174 isoform X1 produces the protein MVWDRLLVTFLTAVLALTLRTSSAQGSSVGLPSSMGMGFNGGAAVKAVKGGGIYPIYPPTYPPYSYGFSLPFIARGMLTINYNRGGYIGGGSYEWDGQQQMQVPPIFGSTSQG
- the LOC144135174 gene encoding uncharacterized protein LOC144135174 isoform X2, with translation MVWDRLLVTFLTVLALTLRTSSAQGSSVGLPSSMGMGFNGGAAVKAVKGGGIYPIYPPTYPPYSYGFSLPFIARGMLTINYNRGGYIGGGSYEWDGQQQMQVPPIFGSTSQG